One stretch of Methanotorris formicicus Mc-S-70 DNA includes these proteins:
- a CDS encoding SDR family oxidoreductase, with product MKVLVTGGAGFIGSHIVDELIKNGYEVVILDNLITGNRKNINPKAEFVEGDITNKNLDEKINFHDIDVVIHQAAQINVRKSVENPIYDGDVNVLGTLNILENTRKYNVKKIIYASSGGAVYGEPEYLPVDENHPVVPLSPYGLSKYCGEEYIKLYNRLYGIEYCILRYSNVYGERQDPRGEAGVISIFIDRILNNKNPIIFGDGNQTRDFVYVRDVAKANLMALNWKNEVVNIGTGKETSVNELFKIIANELNYKDKAIYDDPREGEVRRIYLDIKKAEMLGWKPEVDLKEGIKRVVNWMRT from the coding sequence ATGAAAGTTCTTGTAACAGGTGGGGCAGGATTTATTGGAAGTCATATCGTTGATGAATTGATAAAAAATGGATATGAAGTTGTTATTTTAGATAATTTAATAACTGGAAACAGAAAGAATATAAATCCAAAGGCAGAATTTGTTGAAGGAGATATAACAAACAAAAATTTGGATGAAAAAATTAATTTTCATGATATTGATGTCGTTATTCATCAAGCAGCACAAATAAATGTGAGAAAGTCGGTGGAAAATCCCATCTATGATGGGGATGTTAATGTTTTAGGAACCTTGAATATCTTAGAGAATACGAGGAAGTATAATGTTAAAAAAATCATCTACGCCTCATCTGGTGGGGCAGTTTATGGTGAGCCGGAGTATTTGCCAGTGGATGAAAATCATCCAGTTGTTCCACTTTCCCCTTATGGATTGAGCAAATACTGTGGAGAGGAATATATTAAACTATATAATAGGTTATATGGTATAGAATACTGCATTTTAAGATACTCCAATGTTTATGGAGAGAGACAAGACCCAAGAGGAGAAGCAGGGGTTATAAGCATCTTTATAGATAGGATTTTAAATAATAAAAATCCGATAATCTTTGGGGATGGTAATCAAACAAGGGATTTTGTTTATGTAAGGGATGTTGCAAAGGCAAATTTAATGGCACTTAATTGGAAAAATGAAGTTGTAAATATCGGAACTGGAAAAGAGACATCCGTTAATGAACTATTCAAAATTATTGCCAATGAGTTAAATTACAAAGATAAGGCAATATATGACGATCCAAGGGAAGGAGAAGTTAGAAGAATTTATTTAGATATAAAAAAGGCAGAAATGTTGGGATGGAAACCAGAGGT